CACCAAAGCTTACAAGAGCTACATCCTTACCCCTATATAGAGGACCATCACATATAACACAGTAGCTAAGACCCCTACCAATAAAATTATCTTCAGATTCTATACCAAGTCTCTTAGGAGCTTTTCCACATGCGGCTATAACACTAATAGCATTAAATACAAGACCCTTCTTCGTCCTCACTAAGAATCCCTGATCCGTTTTCTCAAGACCTATAACCTCATCTATATAGACCTCAACACCATATGATAACGCTTGATTCTGAACCTTTAAAACAAGATTTAGACCCGATATAGCTTCAACACCAGGGTAATTCTCTATAACACTTGCATAAGACAGCTGACCACCTATATCAATAGTTATAACAGCTGTCTTAAGACCTTGTCTAGCTGTATAGAGAGCTGCTGAAAAACCTGCTATCCCCCCACCAATAATAACAACATCGTAACTCTCTACATCCATTCTACATCACCCAACTGTATAGCGCTAGATTAATTCATACGTCCCTGCATCTATAAATTTTGTTCTCATAAATCCAAAATTCATAGTAATTACATGTATAGCTAAGCTATAATAGTAATGAAATGTTAGAATATTTTGATGATATCCTTATAATCTACCCAATACATCTTTAGGTCTTTGACCTTTAGCTCAATACCTTTGCTCTCAATAAGGTATAACGATTTGGAGAGTTCATAGCCAAGTCTATGGTTTAGTACCATAGGTATTAGGAGATCTGCTGCAAGTCTCCTTATTCTATAGTCTTTCAATGGATTGTAATCTGTGGTTATTATTAGCCCTATTCTATTATCCATCATCATCTTTTCAACATCTTTTACACTATATGCTTTTACATTATCTATCTCCATTCCACTAATAGTTATAACATCGTATCCTATATCCATTAAATACTTTGGTATTTCGTTTAGCTCTCTATATACTCTATCTGTAGGATTGTAGACTAGCACCATTTCCTTCCCCTTTATCGGAAGTCTATTACCTGATGCACTTAGCCAACTTTTAACTAATGCCTCTTCAAATATATCTCCAAGTGAAGCTACTTCTCCAACACTTCTCATCTCAGGTCCAAGAAATGGATAAGCCCCTCTGAGTCTAGACCATGAGAACTGTGGTGATTTCACTCCATACCAATTGGGGTATAGTAGATTGAATCTTCCTACCTCCTTTGCCCCCTCAATTCTACCTTTTAGTGATGCTTCAACAGCTCCCTTCATAAGATTGTATCCCGTTATTTTGCTTGTAAATGGCATTGATCTACTTGCCCTTAGATTTAGCTCTATAACATATATGTCATTTCCATCATACAGAAACTGGAGATTGTATGGACCCTTTATCTCTAACACTCTATTAATCTTCATAGCTACATCAACAGCTTTTCTAACGATATCGATAGGTAGGTATCTTATCGGTATACTCATTGTAGCATCCCCGCTATGAACTCCTGCAGGCTCTATATGCTCTATCACTGTTCCGATAGCAGTCTCTCCATCGCCTACAGCATCAATCTCAAATTCTATAGCATTATCGATAAATTTTGATACTACAACAGGATATTTTGGAGATATCTTTGTAGCTAGTTTAATATACTCAATAAGTTCATTTCTATTCCATGCTATTTTCATTGCAGAACCACTAAGAACATAGCTAGGTCTTATAAGAACAGGGTAGCCTATATCCTCAGCAAATTTTATAACTTCATTTATATTTGTTGCAGCTATCCATGGAGGCTGTTTTATTCTAAGCTTATCTAGTAGCTCACTAAATAGAGCTCTGTTCTCCGCCCTATGAACACTATATCCAGCTGTACCCAGCAATACAACATTTCTCTTCTCTAACTCCCATGCTATATTATTTGATATTTGTCCACCTAGAAATGCTACAACACCAATAGGCTTCTCCAGCTCATAGACGTCCAATACCCTTTCAACAGTTATCTCATCAAAATAGAGCTTTTCATTCATATCCCAATCAGTTGATACAGTCTCAGGATTATAGTTTATGACTATTACCTCAAAACCCTGTTTTCTAGCCTCATCAGCAAAACTCATAATACTCCAATCAAATTCAACACTAACACCTATTCTAAATCCACCTGCACCAAGAATTATTACCTTTGGTTTAGAACTCGTGAAGCTTATATCATGTTCCCATCCATTGTATGTTAGATATAGATAATTTGTCTGTGCAGGCCATTCAGCTGCTAGAGTATCTATCTGTTTAACAACAGGTGTTATACCATACTGCTTTCTAATCTTTCTAATCTCATCAGCATTAATTCCAAGAACTTTTGAGAGCTGTTCATCGCTAAACCCCATAAGCTTTGCATCTGCTATGATATTGGGAAGCTTATCCCTATCTACACCCTTTCTAAGGGATTCATAGAAATCTACAGCCATTTTTATCTGCTTCAAGAAGTGTTTATCTATACCCGTCAACTCATAGATAGTATCTACATCAACACCATATTTAAATGCTTTAGCTACCCATATAGGCCAATAAGGTTCTCTATTTCTAATCTTCTCCATTACATATGATAGAGATATACTATCATCATCATATATACTTCCTCCGACAAGCCCTAGAGCACCTATATCAACCATTCTAAGAGCTTTCTGTAAAGCTTCTAGAAATGTTCTTCCTATCGCCATAACCTCTCCAACACTCTTCATCTCACTCCCAAGAGACTTCTCAGCATATTCAAATTTATCTAGATCCCATCTAGGAATCTTTATAACTATATAGTCAAGACTAGGCTCAAAACATGCTGATGTCCTTCCTGTAACCTTATTGATAACCTCATAGAGTCTATAT
Above is a genomic segment from Ignisphaera aggregans DSM 17230 containing:
- a CDS encoding carbamoyl-phosphate synthase large subunit (COGs: COG0458 Carbamoylphosphate synthase large subunit (split gene in MJ)~InterProIPR005483:IPR003135:IPR005479:IPR005480:IPR 005481:IPR011761:IPR006275~KEGG: hbu:Hbut_0302 carbamoyl phosphate synthase large subunit~PFAM: Carbamoyl-phosphate synthase L chain ATP-binding; ATP-dependent carboxylate-amine ligase domain protein ATP-grasp; Carbamoyl-phosphate synthetase large chain oligomerisation; Carbamoyl-phosphate synthetase large chain domain protein~SPTR: A2BJL3 Carbamoyl-phosphate synthase large chain~TIGRFAM: carbamoyl-phosphate synthase, large subunit~PFAM: Carbamoyl-phosphate synthase L chain, ATP binding domain; Carbamoyl-phosphate synthetase large chain, oligomerisation domain; Carbamoyl-phosphate synthase L chain, N-terminal domain~TIGRFAM: carbamoyl-phosphate synthase, large subunit), translating into MVESVSKVLVIGSGAIKIAEAAEFDYSGNQALKAVKEEGIETILINPNIATIMTSYKFADKVYLLPLKPEFIAKVIEIERPDGIMIGFGGQTALSLGVKLHDDGILAKYGVKVLGTPIEGIRRALSRSLFRKTMIEHNIPVPPSEAVTSIDDAIRVAKEMGFPVMVRVSFNLGGAGSFIAWNEEQLYKRLRSAFAQSEIGEVLIEKYLHHWKEIEFEVVRDAYDNVAAIACLENLDPMGVHTGESIVVAPCQTLTDYEYQLSRNLSIAVGRAIMLIGEGNVQTAQNPWNSDEVYVIETNPRMSRSSALASKATGYPLAYIAAKLALGYRLYEVINKVTGRTSACFEPSLDYIVIKIPRWDLDKFEYAEKSLGSEMKSVGEVMAIGRTFLEALQKALRMVDIGALGLVGGSIYDDDSISLSYVMEKIRNREPYWPIWVAKAFKYGVDVDTIYELTGIDKHFLKQIKMAVDFYESLRKGVDRDKLPNIIADAKLMGFSDEQLSKVLGINADEIRKIRKQYGITPVVKQIDTLAAEWPAQTNYLYLTYNGWEHDISFTSSKPKVIILGAGGFRIGVSVEFDWSIMSFADEARKQGFEVIVINYNPETVSTDWDMNEKLYFDEITVERVLDVYELEKPIGVVAFLGGQISNNIAWELEKRNVVLLGTAGYSVHRAENRALFSELLDKLRIKQPPWIAATNINEVIKFAEDIGYPVLIRPSYVLSGSAMKIAWNRNELIEYIKLATKISPKYPVVVSKFIDNAIEFEIDAVGDGETAIGTVIEHIEPAGVHSGDATMSIPIRYLPIDIVRKAVDVAMKINRVLEIKGPYNLQFLYDGNDIYVIELNLRASRSMPFTSKITGYNLMKGAVEASLKGRIEGAKEVGRFNLLYPNWYGVKSPQFSWSRLRGAYPFLGPEMRSVGEVASLGDIFEEALVKSWLSASGNRLPIKGKEMVLVYNPTDRVYRELNEIPKYLMDIGYDVITISGMEIDNVKAYSVKDVEKMMMDNRIGLIITTDYNPLKDYRIRRLAADLLIPMVLNHRLGYELSKSLYLIESKGIELKVKDLKMYWVDYKDIIKIF